GCAGCACGGCAAAGGCATCCGCCGCCCGGTCCATAGACGGACAACGCTCCCGTTCCAAATTCGAAAGAATCTGAAGCTGTTCCCGGGTGGAACGGTCAAATTCCGGCCGGAGCTTTTTGGCCTTGCGATAGGCCCGGCGCAGCAGAAGAGAGAGCAGCCGGTATTTTAGCCCCTTGAAAAACCCATGGTCCGCCACGCCGTCGCGCAGCTGCCACCAGGTCAGAATCACGCTCTCGTCCGCCGCCAGTTCCAGCGCCGGCGTGCTTTCCATCACAGACCTTCTTTTAAAAGGGCTGGCCAGACACCTGCACGCCTGGCAGGGAGACTCCTGATTCTCCGAGAGCAGCACCGCCAAAAAGGTAAAGTCATAATTGAGAATAAAGCGGGAGAGGATCCCATAGCGCCTGCCAAGCGTATGGCAGAGACCGCAGTATACGGATCGGAACCGCAGCTTCTCCTCCTCCGGCAGCTCGCCCAGCGCCGGCAGCACATAGCCGAACATCAGAAAAGCCGGACGATCTCAAAGGTCAGCTCTCCGCTCTTGCGGACCCGGCGGTCATAGGCCACCGCCGGCAGCACGCCAAGGAAGAAGGACGCGATGGCGACGGCATAGCGCACAGCCTCCGCCCCCAGGGCCTCCGATGCAAAATAGCCAACCAGAAACAGCGCCAGCGGGAGCATATAGACCAAAAGCGCAATGCGCAGCGTCTTTTTGGTGCTGCTTTGCACCACGACCTTATCTCCCACCCCGGCCCCGATCTGGTTCCGTGCCACGGCGCGCACCACCATACCGGAGGCGCCGCAGCCGGCGCATTCCTCACAGTCGTGTCCGCAGGCGGACTTTCTTGGGACGGCGATCTGGGCGTGTGTGCTGTCGATGATTTTTTCGATTGTCGCAACCTGCGTCATGCTGAAACTCCTACTCTGTAGTATCGTCTTCCGGGTTATCCGCCGTCTGGCTGATGGTCACCTGTATCTGGTACGTGCCCAGAACGCCCACGTCCCGGTCCGTGTTCACGTACACGGTAGCGGGCACCGTATAGCTTCCGTCCGCCGAACTGACGTCGGTGAGGTCGCCCACCACCCGGACCTTGTCCGGTGTAATTGTCGCCAGATCCTCGGTGGTGCCTCGCAGCGTGACCGTCATCTCTCCGGTGAGGATAGAGGCGATCCGATCCTCCGGCCCGTTTTCCACACCGATGTTGGTGGTGGTAACGTTGAAATTGGAGATATCCTTAAAGGCAACCACCACCGTGGCGGTGGAGACTCCGCTGAGATTTGCGCAGCCGTCCGGCAGCGTAATGGTATAGTGATACGTGGCGGAGTTGTCCAACTCCGCAAGAGAAATAGAGCCAAGCAGCAAAGAGTCCACGCTCTCAAGGATGGATGGGTTGCCGGAGACGGTGATAGACTCCGGCGTAATGCTGTAGTTCACATTGCTCAGACTGGAGCCGGGCGACTCCTCAAAGCTGACGTTCAGCGGCAGTTCCTTGATGACCTGGATGGGCATGGTCACCTGGATGAAGTCGCTCATGGCATGGATGTCCTCATCCTCCACCAGCTGGTCGTTGTAGTCATAGAGGGCAAAGGGCAGGTTTTTCACCACAGTCTCCGTGGCGTTGTCAATGTCCAGGACCACCTTTGCATAGCTGATGCGCTCGATGTCCGCCTGCTGCCC
This window of the Dysosmobacter acutus genome carries:
- a CDS encoding DUF5685 family protein — protein: MFGYVLPALGELPEEEKLRFRSVYCGLCHTLGRRYGILSRFILNYDFTFLAVLLSENQESPCQACRCLASPFKRRSVMESTPALELAADESVILTWWQLRDGVADHGFFKGLKYRLLSLLLRRAYRKAKKLRPEFDRSTREQLQILSNLERERCPSMDRAADAFAVLLSGAAQEVPEEGRRRVLREMLYHLGRWIYLIDAADDLKRDFQDGSYNPLIYRYGLTEGCLEADSRRDFSITLDHSIRLMASASALWDFGCWSAIIESTVTRSLFYVGGAVLDGSFRKKRKKETP
- a CDS encoding CdaR family protein, with the protein product MMENKKSKAFLIVISALVAFGVWLYVDSAKGIKVTTYANDIPVEFVGENTILADRGLMLLTGSTDTTVTLRLRAERTVIARLDTKKVRIRVDLSSVTAVGKQSLGYRVIYPEGISSNEVTVEYASTTSITVNIGELYKKSVEIRCERTGNLPEGYLAGEVSFAPETLEIRGQQADIERISYAKVVLDIDNATETVVKNLPFALYDYNDQLVEDEDIHAMSDFIQVTMPIQVIKELPLNVSFEESPGSSLSNVNYSITPESITVSGNPSILESVDSLLLGSISLAELDNSATYHYTITLPDGCANLSGVSTATVVVAFKDISNFNVTTTNIGVENGPEDRIASILTGEMTVTLRGTTEDLATITPDKVRVVGDLTDVSSADGSYTVPATVYVNTDRDVGVLGTYQIQVTISQTADNPEDDTTE
- a CDS encoding SoxR reducing system RseC family protein, encoding MTQVATIEKIIDSTHAQIAVPRKSACGHDCEECAGCGASGMVVRAVARNQIGAGVGDKVVVQSSTKKTLRIALLVYMLPLALFLVGYFASEALGAEAVRYAVAIASFFLGVLPAVAYDRRVRKSGELTFEIVRLF